One Leptospira wolbachii serovar Codice str. CDC genomic region harbors:
- a CDS encoding TPM domain-containing protein, with amino-acid sequence MNAHLNQRQIYFHKILLTLAVSTSLLITSFCSPSQEGIDLRVTQVPNPKELRNSWVEDSAGVLTDTASIDQMINTEEASSGVEIAVVTLPTIESYVPKDFAVALFNHWKIGKKDKDNGILILHVIDQRRVEIEIGYGLEGDLPDVVVKRIIDTYTIPSFKADNFQKGHADTVAALIKKLNHPELEVEQLLSDTNNVVVADVVQEDTREQTANERTDYYDYQGKAYTQLTEEEKQTLDRTIDTYNTTSNYFLNDEESRLWAEKTTEVERIEKEETTQYKQYFIFGYIIVFIFLHLLQRIFVWIIPSPTTKYHIVHKTDFPLFYGVIISPVVFTITLLSEYLDDTIFPISIFLIIAFIVVYAIFWGDLRLRKLSERLLKIRNIPRKCKKCGTTMTKLSEDEDNIHLSKGQISEELVNSIDYDVWVCPGCDANAILKFPSINPEYIYKGTSFRKIKACPECNFETFVCKSSSIISEATYSSSGKVEVKRTCAHCKHSAIEYETIPKKQKSSSGGSSGGGGGGGSFGGGSSGGGGSGGSY; translated from the coding sequence GTGAACGCACATTTAAACCAAAGACAAATCTACTTCCATAAAATTCTACTGACTCTCGCAGTATCGACCTCCTTACTCATTACTTCTTTCTGTTCCCCCTCTCAGGAAGGAATCGACTTACGAGTTACCCAAGTCCCAAACCCTAAAGAACTCAGAAACAGTTGGGTCGAAGACAGTGCCGGAGTTTTGACAGACACGGCATCCATTGACCAAATGATAAATACAGAAGAGGCCTCTTCTGGGGTCGAAATTGCAGTGGTCACATTACCAACAATCGAAAGTTATGTGCCAAAAGACTTTGCAGTTGCCTTATTTAACCATTGGAAAATTGGAAAAAAAGACAAAGACAATGGGATTCTCATTTTACACGTCATCGACCAAAGAAGAGTGGAGATAGAAATTGGATACGGACTAGAAGGAGACCTTCCCGATGTAGTTGTCAAACGAATCATTGATACTTATACAATCCCCTCATTCAAAGCAGATAATTTTCAGAAAGGACATGCGGATACAGTAGCAGCACTGATCAAAAAACTAAATCATCCAGAACTGGAAGTGGAACAATTACTTTCAGATACAAACAATGTTGTCGTTGCAGATGTTGTGCAAGAAGATACAAGGGAACAAACCGCAAACGAAAGGACCGACTACTATGATTATCAAGGTAAAGCATACACCCAACTAACTGAAGAAGAAAAACAAACCTTAGATAGAACCATTGATACTTATAATACAACATCCAATTATTTTCTAAATGATGAAGAATCCAGGTTGTGGGCAGAAAAAACAACAGAAGTAGAAAGAATCGAAAAAGAAGAAACCACCCAATACAAACAATATTTTATCTTTGGTTATATTATAGTTTTTATATTTTTACATCTTTTACAGAGAATATTTGTTTGGATCATTCCATCTCCAACCACGAAATATCATATCGTTCACAAAACAGATTTTCCTTTATTCTATGGAGTCATTATCTCCCCCGTTGTGTTCACCATCACCCTCCTAAGTGAATATTTAGATGATACCATTTTCCCAATTTCAATATTCTTAATCATTGCCTTTATCGTTGTTTATGCAATTTTTTGGGGTGATTTACGTCTACGTAAGTTAAGTGAAAGACTCTTAAAAATTAGAAACATTCCCAGAAAATGTAAAAAATGTGGAACTACAATGACTAAACTTTCGGAAGATGAAGATAACATCCATTTGTCGAAAGGTCAAATTTCCGAGGAACTTGTTAATTCCATCGATTACGATGTATGGGTTTGCCCAGGTTGTGATGCCAATGCCATCCTCAAATTTCCAAGCATCAACCCTGAATATATTTACAAAGGAACATCCTTTCGAAAGATCAAAGCCTGTCCCGAATGTAATTTTGAAACCTTTGTCTGTAAATCAAGCAGCATCATTTCAGAAGCGACTTACAGCAGTTCGGGTAAAGTGGAAGTCAAAAGGACTTGTGCTCACTGTAAACACAGTGCCATCGAGTATGAAACCATTCCCAAAAAACAAAAGAGTAGTTCCGGTGGTTCTTCTGGCGGAGGCGGTGGTGGTGGAAGTTTTGGCGGTGGCTCCTCTGGAGGCGGTGGAAGTGGCGGAAGTTACTAA
- the pckA gene encoding phosphoenolpyruvate carboxykinase (ATP), whose product MSVSTNLRGLAELGLKPSEVFHNLSYEEIYQHELNNKEGVTSDNGTMMVDTGIFTGRSPKDKYFVDEPSSTNNIWWGPVNTKVSEAIFNELYAEVTKFLDNKKLYVFDGHAGTNDDTRISLRVVTERAWQHHFCTNMFLRPTKEELEKLHPEFTIINASGYKNAKYKEHGLNSDVFVIFHLAKKICIIGGTEYGGEMKKGIFSVMNYYLPLKNVLTMHCSANVGKDGDSALFFGLSGTGKTTLSTDPHRRLIGDDEHGWDNNGIFNIEGGCYAKTINLDPKTEPEIYAAIRRDALLENVVFDATTKKVDYSSAAKTENTRVSYPIFHIDNIQPGSKAGHPNTVIFLTYDAYGVLPAVSKLSIEQAMYHFLSGYTAKVAGTERGVKEPQATFSACFGQAFMTLHPTYYAKLLGEKMKTHKVNAYLINTGLVGGKYGVGKRMNLPATRQIINEILNGNIEKSEFEKHPVFQVSFPKTVEGVDSHILNPRNAWENKEEYDKTAQDLAKQFIENYKKYLTGSKEFDYSQYGPVA is encoded by the coding sequence ATGTCAGTATCTACTAATCTGCGCGGCCTTGCTGAATTAGGCCTTAAACCGTCTGAAGTCTTCCATAACTTATCTTACGAAGAAATTTACCAGCACGAATTGAACAACAAAGAAGGCGTAACTTCTGATAACGGAACGATGATGGTAGATACCGGGATTTTTACGGGACGCTCCCCTAAAGACAAATATTTTGTCGATGAACCTTCTTCCACAAACAACATTTGGTGGGGACCGGTCAACACAAAGGTTTCCGAAGCAATATTCAATGAATTGTATGCAGAAGTCACTAAATTCCTAGATAACAAAAAACTTTATGTTTTTGATGGTCATGCTGGAACCAATGATGACACACGAATCTCTCTCCGTGTGGTCACTGAAAGAGCTTGGCAACACCATTTTTGCACCAACATGTTCCTTCGCCCTACTAAGGAAGAATTGGAAAAACTTCATCCAGAATTTACCATCATCAATGCTTCTGGTTACAAAAACGCAAAATACAAAGAACACGGCCTTAATTCCGATGTATTCGTAATCTTCCACTTAGCAAAAAAAATCTGTATCATCGGTGGAACAGAATACGGTGGAGAGATGAAAAAAGGAATTTTCTCCGTAATGAACTACTACTTACCACTGAAAAATGTGCTCACTATGCACTGTTCAGCAAACGTAGGTAAGGATGGAGATAGCGCACTTTTCTTTGGTCTTTCTGGAACAGGAAAAACCACTCTTTCTACAGACCCACACCGCCGCCTTATCGGTGACGATGAACATGGTTGGGACAACAATGGTATCTTCAACATTGAAGGTGGATGTTACGCAAAAACTATCAATCTAGATCCAAAAACAGAACCAGAAATCTATGCTGCGATTCGTCGTGATGCACTTCTCGAAAACGTTGTCTTCGATGCTACCACTAAGAAAGTAGATTACTCTTCTGCAGCAAAAACAGAAAACACTCGTGTTTCTTATCCAATCTTCCACATCGACAACATCCAACCAGGATCAAAAGCAGGTCATCCAAACACTGTGATCTTCCTTACTTATGATGCTTACGGTGTTCTTCCTGCGGTTTCTAAACTTTCTATCGAACAAGCGATGTATCACTTCCTTTCTGGTTACACAGCTAAGGTTGCAGGAACAGAGCGCGGTGTGAAAGAACCACAAGCAACTTTCTCAGCTTGTTTTGGTCAGGCATTTATGACTCTTCACCCAACATACTATGCAAAGTTACTTGGTGAAAAAATGAAAACTCACAAAGTAAATGCATACCTTATCAACACAGGTCTTGTGGGTGGAAAGTATGGTGTAGGAAAACGTATGAACCTTCCTGCGACTCGCCAAATCATCAATGAAATCCTAAACGGTAACATTGAAAAATCCGAGTTTGAAAAACACCCAGTTTTCCAAGTGTCTTTCCCTAAAACCGTAGAAGGTGTAGATTCTCATATCCTCAACCCACGTAACGCTTGGGAAAACAAAGAAGAGTATGATAAAACGGCACAGGACCTTGCGAAACAATTCATTGAGAACTACAAAAAATACCTCACTGGTTCCAAAGAATTTGACTACAGCCAATACGGTCCAGTAGCGTAA
- a CDS encoding glycogen/starch synthase: MKILHASAEYFPYIKMGGLADMLASLTKEQAKSEEVYVALPFIGGLGKEPQWTGKEYPALLSKDAKTDSLIVSVLMASRFLEAEESGVKLYFFQSDLFQSLNSIYGHADEHFRFAMFSYACYALSQMLKVDVFHAHDWHTALSVALQKDSPFPIPSVFTIHNLAYQGDHPFWMTGFLKEEPFRLVTSPFDHNGKCNYMKAGILSAGQITTVSPGYREETLTEPNGFGLSYCLNQRASDYSGILNGIDSDEWNAKIDKRIYKTFTDSNWKEGKLKNKTELYKEIGRPFLPLDAPLVGLIGRLTYQKGFPTFLKALLERRHLPHRYVVLGSGDPETENAFFHLSETIPDIFYFYKGYNEGLAHKIEAASDFFLMPSLFEPCGLNQMYSHVYGSIPIVSRVGGLKDTVEESNLLPYKTGIVFEPNDVGSLGYALERASDLFRSDERDVVVKNIMNLDWSWEKRKKEYQLVYTRSIELQI, translated from the coding sequence ATGAAGATTCTCCACGCATCTGCAGAATATTTTCCCTACATTAAGATGGGAGGCCTTGCCGACATGCTCGCCTCACTCACCAAAGAACAGGCCAAGTCGGAAGAAGTTTATGTCGCATTACCATTCATTGGTGGTTTGGGGAAGGAGCCTCAGTGGACGGGCAAAGAGTACCCAGCTTTACTTTCGAAGGATGCCAAAACAGATTCGCTAATTGTTTCCGTACTCATGGCATCTCGGTTTTTGGAAGCCGAAGAATCAGGGGTCAAGTTGTACTTTTTCCAATCGGACCTTTTCCAATCTTTAAATTCCATCTACGGACATGCAGATGAACACTTTCGGTTCGCCATGTTCTCTTATGCTTGTTATGCGCTCAGCCAAATGCTGAAAGTCGATGTTTTCCATGCCCATGATTGGCATACGGCCCTTTCGGTTGCTCTGCAAAAAGATTCCCCTTTCCCCATCCCATCTGTTTTCACCATTCACAATTTGGCTTACCAAGGAGATCATCCCTTTTGGATGACTGGATTTTTAAAAGAAGAACCCTTTCGTTTAGTCACAAGTCCTTTTGACCACAATGGCAAATGCAATTATATGAAGGCAGGAATTCTTTCGGCAGGGCAAATCACTACCGTAAGCCCCGGATACAGAGAAGAAACACTTACAGAACCCAATGGATTTGGACTGAGTTATTGTTTGAATCAAAGAGCCTCCGACTATTCGGGAATATTGAATGGAATCGATTCAGATGAATGGAACGCAAAGATAGACAAACGAATTTATAAAACTTTTACTGATTCCAATTGGAAAGAAGGAAAATTAAAAAACAAAACAGAACTATATAAAGAAATCGGTAGGCCCTTTTTACCTCTGGATGCACCGCTAGTGGGACTGATTGGCCGACTCACTTACCAAAAAGGATTTCCTACATTCCTAAAAGCACTTTTAGAAAGACGCCACCTGCCGCACCGTTATGTGGTGCTTGGTTCGGGTGATCCAGAAACAGAAAATGCTTTTTTTCATCTTTCGGAAACCATACCCGACATATTTTATTTTTACAAAGGATACAACGAAGGTCTAGCTCACAAAATAGAAGCAGCCAGTGATTTTTTTCTCATGCCCTCTCTATTTGAACCTTGTGGTCTCAACCAAATGTACAGCCATGTCTATGGATCGATTCCCATTGTTTCTCGCGTGGGTGGACTCAAAGATACAGTGGAAGAATCGAATCTTTTACCATATAAAACAGGAATTGTTTTTGAACCGAATGACGTGGGTTCGCTGGGATATGCTTTGGAACGAGCAAGTGATTTGTTCCGATCAGATGAAAGAGATGTTGTAGTGAAAAACATTATGAATTTGGATTGGAGTTGGGAAAAAAGAAAAAAAGAATACCAATTGGTCTACACTAGATCTATTGAATTACAAATTTAG
- a CDS encoding DUF1761 domain-containing protein encodes MPCSWHYFCILFWVIWFTILFKKQYRISLGKENDTEPPLAMIFVLGPMLCALVIIITTAILFSRLEIEKTTDALVWGSFIGIGFLSANTFNIAINPNIPKPILYGAISSAYHLVGINVASLLLIQKF; translated from the coding sequence TTGCCGTGTTCATGGCATTATTTCTGTATTCTTTTCTGGGTTATATGGTTTACCATTCTGTTTAAGAAACAGTATCGAATTTCCCTCGGAAAAGAAAATGACACCGAACCACCGTTAGCCATGATATTTGTACTCGGCCCGATGCTTTGCGCACTTGTGATTATAATCACCACAGCCATCTTATTTTCTAGATTAGAAATCGAAAAAACGACCGATGCCCTGGTTTGGGGGAGTTTCATTGGTATTGGATTTTTGTCCGCGAATACCTTTAATATTGCCATCAATCCGAATATTCCAAAACCAATTCTCTATGGTGCGATCTCCAGTGCTTACCATCTTGTAGGGATCAACGTCGCCTCTTTACTATTGATCCAAAAATTCTAA
- a CDS encoding chitobiase/beta-hexosaminidase C-terminal domain-containing protein translates to MRNRKKILLLLSFLILFAHNCVFFLPNGNPQTGFSPFLFLLGLVGGSPSSAQNLTPGSAVDLSGDGKPDGTLVDSDGDGVSDGINLTGGTTPNLLLLDTNGDGIPDAVDSNGDGLPDYYISPNPPGFLTTGPGGTGNPVVIIVDGSGNPIGFDTDGDGTPNDTAIVTILSDTTPPTITSSLLAGTFSTTQTTTLTCSDNKAPGSIVYTLDTSAPAFSPKNGTVIASSSRAVSLSSEGSHTLSAICRDLAGNVSTPISIVYTIDTKIPALTIVSQSSLAISSRANAIASSTATWRSDRSGSFTVREGSSCETGTIATTGTATANVDQTFVRSHTHFTGEGTKTYRICVTASNGLTGFVSITLQRDDTVPVVTADPGAGSYGTATSVSFSCSDTGGSGCEQIAYAVQTGSSPTDPAIQGTTGTVSSGTLYTAAIAMTDGTITYTKFVARDKAGNVSSVTSQNYTVDTEVATITVNSHSAAISISNASISWQTSKAGSYQIRLGGSNCSTGTALTNTGFNTSVAGVNMPANTTVISSIGVSHFAEGDNTIRICVANLIGSFGSTTRITNKDTTAPVVTMASPSGSGPFASGTQLQLSCSDTGGSGCDKVIYTLNGTEPALDGSGAVTNGTLYSSPVALSNGSNQVKYLARDLAGNLSTAGNQSFHLGPPNAPAFVEAQAGGTSAFVQWWPVSGATSYTVYYSTSPGVTTSATSFGPVTDPYATITGLASGTLYYFRVIASNAVGVSEVSVFESMAFTTTTQPGTSATNMVELTGVVVASDQFNLLNDTINDKYLIISVISSKLTLYRCNKNDFQCSQHDISANQPDSSASKPSTVIDTLNHKLLVTAQNFANNNKLSLYRCNLDGTNCSHSDISAGQGSNSGTYPSTILDPINSKILTVTTNGNNNNKLSLFKCNLDGRNCSHSDISAGQGTNSGYYPKALLNIQNNKLFIIAQNVNSLGMYQCNMEGIECTHSDIKFGSPYVSAPDATIDFKNQKIFITAGEEPSVLRICNFSGSFCSVSTNNFDWYPSIAYDQLNEKVFISSVLRIVVSTMSLQFTECNGNNLSCNTISLTNGSAGSERRSKVIFDSKIGKFVILGKQNNKATFFIR, encoded by the coding sequence ATGCGTAACCGAAAAAAAATTCTCCTCCTCCTTTCTTTTCTGATCCTATTCGCTCATAATTGTGTATTTTTCTTACCGAATGGGAATCCCCAAACAGGCTTTAGTCCCTTTCTATTTTTGTTAGGCCTTGTCGGTGGATCTCCCTCCTCTGCTCAAAACCTCACTCCCGGGTCCGCCGTGGATCTGTCAGGTGATGGAAAGCCGGATGGAACTTTGGTCGATTCTGATGGCGATGGTGTCTCCGATGGAATCAATCTCACGGGTGGCACTACGCCGAACCTTCTTTTACTTGATACCAATGGAGATGGAATTCCTGATGCTGTTGATTCCAATGGGGACGGGTTGCCAGATTATTACATTAGTCCCAACCCTCCTGGGTTTCTTACCACTGGGCCTGGCGGAACAGGAAATCCTGTGGTCATCATCGTAGATGGCAGCGGAAATCCAATTGGATTCGATACCGATGGAGACGGAACCCCAAATGACACTGCCATTGTCACAATCTTAAGTGATACAACCCCACCAACAATCACCAGTTCTTTGTTAGCAGGAACTTTCTCAACTACGCAAACGACAACTCTGACTTGTTCTGATAATAAAGCACCTGGTTCTATCGTATATACTTTGGATACGTCAGCGCCAGCATTTTCACCAAAAAATGGAACCGTGATCGCATCTTCTTCTAGGGCCGTTTCTTTATCCTCAGAAGGATCACATACTCTTAGTGCAATTTGTCGGGACTTAGCTGGGAATGTATCTACACCGATTAGCATTGTTTATACGATTGATACTAAAATCCCGGCGCTTACTATTGTCAGCCAATCTTCCCTTGCCATCAGTTCGCGTGCTAATGCCATCGCAAGTTCGACTGCCACTTGGCGATCTGATCGTTCTGGATCTTTTACTGTGCGTGAAGGAAGCTCTTGTGAAACGGGAACCATTGCCACGACTGGAACAGCTACTGCAAACGTAGACCAGACCTTTGTTCGTTCTCATACCCACTTTACTGGCGAAGGCACAAAGACCTACCGCATCTGTGTAACTGCATCAAATGGTTTAACAGGATTTGTATCGATCACCTTACAAAGAGATGATACTGTACCCGTTGTTACAGCAGACCCTGGTGCTGGAAGTTATGGAACGGCAACCTCAGTTTCTTTCTCCTGTTCTGATACTGGTGGATCAGGTTGTGAACAGATTGCTTATGCAGTACAGACGGGATCCAGTCCCACAGATCCAGCCATTCAAGGGACAACGGGAACTGTTTCCAGCGGAACCTTGTACACGGCAGCCATAGCTATGACTGATGGAACAATCACCTATACAAAGTTTGTGGCTCGTGACAAAGCAGGGAATGTTTCCAGTGTGACCTCTCAAAATTATACGGTGGATACAGAAGTGGCAACGATCACGGTCAACTCGCATTCAGCTGCGATCAGTATTTCTAATGCTTCCATCAGTTGGCAAACTTCCAAAGCTGGATCCTACCAAATCCGTTTGGGTGGATCTAATTGCTCAACGGGAACAGCTCTTACCAATACTGGTTTTAACACCAGTGTCGCTGGAGTGAACATGCCAGCCAACACTACCGTAATCTCTTCTATTGGAGTTTCCCACTTTGCAGAAGGGGACAACACCATTCGTATTTGCGTAGCAAACCTTATCGGTAGTTTTGGATCCACCACTCGCATAACTAATAAAGACACTACGGCTCCTGTTGTGACGATGGCTTCTCCTTCTGGATCGGGCCCGTTTGCTTCTGGAACCCAACTCCAACTCTCTTGCTCCGACACAGGTGGATCTGGATGCGATAAAGTCATCTATACTTTGAATGGCACAGAACCTGCGCTTGACGGAAGTGGAGCGGTTACTAATGGAACTTTATATTCCTCACCCGTTGCACTTTCAAACGGAAGCAATCAAGTGAAATATTTGGCACGTGATTTGGCAGGGAATTTAAGCACTGCTGGAAACCAAAGTTTTCATCTGGGTCCACCGAATGCTCCTGCTTTTGTGGAAGCCCAAGCGGGAGGAACAAGTGCTTTTGTGCAGTGGTGGCCAGTCTCAGGAGCTACATCGTACACAGTGTACTATAGCACAAGTCCAGGGGTGACTACTTCAGCGACAAGTTTTGGTCCAGTGACAGATCCTTATGCGACAATTACTGGACTTGCCAGTGGGACATTGTATTACTTTAGAGTGATTGCGAGTAATGCGGTTGGAGTGAGTGAAGTATCGGTGTTTGAATCGATGGCTTTCACAACGACTACACAGCCCGGAACAAGTGCAACCAATATGGTTGAATTGACAGGTGTCGTAGTAGCATCGGATCAATTCAATTTATTAAATGATACGATAAACGACAAATATTTGATTATAAGCGTCATAAGTTCCAAATTAACTTTATATCGTTGCAATAAGAATGATTTTCAATGCAGTCAACATGATATTAGTGCAAATCAACCAGATTCCTCAGCAAGTAAGCCTTCGACTGTTATTGACACTCTTAATCATAAATTATTAGTAACAGCTCAAAACTTTGCAAATAATAATAAACTCAGTTTGTATAGATGCAATCTTGATGGTACAAATTGTTCCCATTCTGATATTTCTGCTGGACAAGGTTCCAACTCTGGCACATATCCGAGCACTATTCTAGACCCGATCAACTCCAAGATACTTACCGTAACAACAAACGGAAACAATAACAACAAATTAAGTTTATTTAAATGCAATCTAGATGGTAGAAATTGCTCTCATTCAGATATTTCTGCTGGGCAAGGGACTAATTCAGGTTACTATCCAAAGGCATTATTGAATATTCAGAATAACAAGCTTTTTATTATCGCACAAAACGTTAATTCATTAGGCATGTATCAATGCAATATGGAAGGAATTGAATGCACTCATTCAGACATTAAATTTGGTTCCCCATATGTTTCAGCACCTGATGCAACAATTGATTTCAAAAATCAAAAAATATTTATCACTGCAGGAGAAGAACCTTCTGTACTTAGAATTTGCAATTTTAGTGGTTCATTCTGCTCGGTTTCTACCAACAATTTCGATTGGTATCCAAGTATTGCTTATGACCAACTAAACGAAAAGGTGTTTATTTCCTCCGTTTTAAGAATCGTTGTCTCTACTATGTCTCTTCAGTTTACTGAATGCAATGGCAACAATTTAAGTTGCAACACAATCTCGCTTACCAACGGTTCAGCAGGTAGTGAGAGGAGATCGAAAGTAATTTTTGATTCAAAAATCGGAAAATTTGTGATTCTAGGAAAACAGAATAATAAAGCAACATTTTTTATACGTTAA
- a CDS encoding DUF1993 domain-containing protein: MVYEISIQSFKRGLGNLIKILEKAETYSVTKKFAFENLLNARLFPDQFHLTKQIQIACDTAKLCVSRISGKEAPTHEDSETNLEELKLRIGSVIQYLDTYKADDFKQVSEIKVSQPRWEGKYLTGFEYLTNHAIPNFYFHITTAYAILRHNGVEIGKKDYLGEMPFKK, from the coding sequence ATTGTATATGAAATCTCTATTCAATCTTTCAAAAGAGGACTTGGGAATTTAATCAAAATTTTGGAAAAAGCAGAAACCTATTCTGTTACCAAAAAATTTGCCTTTGAGAATTTACTGAATGCACGACTTTTTCCAGACCAATTCCACCTAACAAAACAAATTCAAATTGCATGTGATACTGCAAAACTTTGTGTATCTCGTATTTCAGGTAAAGAGGCTCCCACTCACGAAGATTCCGAAACTAACTTAGAGGAACTAAAACTTAGAATTGGTTCCGTAATCCAATACTTAGACACTTATAAAGCAGACGATTTTAAACAAGTTTCTGAAATCAAGGTATCGCAACCTAGGTGGGAAGGGAAATATCTAACTGGATTCGAATATCTCACCAATCATGCGATTCCCAATTTTTATTTTCACATAACCACTGCCTATGCGATCCTCCGGCACAATGGAGTTGAGATTGGGAAAAAAGATTATTTAGGGGAGATGCCTTTTAAGAAATAG
- a CDS encoding LA_0442/LA_0875 N-terminal domain-containing protein codes for MRILKLTLIILLYFISPLSAVQTILLKQGKSIKGIVTNQNVDSVEVDTQNGKHMVISKKSVLKIIYKDIAESEEETIRKEEEEKRKNEKEKAIAAKQEEIRKRREELARQESERKANEEGGEVVTHSLRDSFVLGSVADGNMITLAPDSAKCQTFSEYPEYFWLFGGLRFKEPDWNQLLPKDNRPVRIKQTSTWKDLAITLLGGFAITITRKTIIVDVCDGSGYRMVSDSEIKRIKDEAVEQIRTEQEIKEAEEKYELEQLEKDLEVLKKRK; via the coding sequence ATGCGGATCCTAAAACTAACCTTAATTATACTTTTATATTTCATTTCTCCCTTAAGTGCAGTACAGACCATCCTTCTCAAACAAGGCAAATCTATCAAAGGCATTGTCACCAACCAAAACGTAGATAGTGTCGAAGTGGATACACAAAACGGAAAACATATGGTCATTTCCAAAAAGTCCGTTTTGAAAATTATCTACAAAGATATTGCCGAATCCGAAGAAGAAACGATCCGTAAGGAAGAAGAGGAGAAACGGAAAAATGAAAAAGAAAAAGCCATCGCTGCCAAACAAGAAGAAATCCGCAAACGTAGAGAAGAACTAGCAAGACAGGAATCAGAAAGAAAAGCAAATGAAGAAGGCGGTGAAGTGGTCACTCATAGCCTTCGGGATTCCTTCGTCCTTGGTTCCGTTGCCGATGGAAATATGATTACCCTTGCTCCCGATTCAGCAAAATGCCAAACCTTCAGTGAGTATCCGGAATACTTTTGGTTGTTTGGTGGTCTCCGGTTCAAAGAACCTGACTGGAATCAATTACTTCCTAAAGACAATCGTCCCGTACGAATCAAACAAACTTCCACCTGGAAAGATTTAGCCATCACACTCCTAGGTGGGTTTGCCATCACCATCACTCGTAAAACAATCATTGTCGATGTTTGTGATGGAAGTGGATACCGTATGGTTTCTGATTCTGAAATCAAACGTATCAAAGATGAAGCTGTTGAACAAATCAGAACTGAACAAGAAATAAAAGAAGCAGAAGAAAAGTATGAGTTAGAACAGTTAGAAAAAGACTTAGAAGTGCTGAAGAAAAGAAAGTAA
- a CDS encoding helix-turn-helix transcriptional regulator, with protein sequence MTTRLNLLRYRYRKILYKESELGSLESPMEPTVTEYKPGPQLSRYIESYLIIQCDESFSKSIIPHHSFVLTIKLKGNHDYHMQSEMHQLPSISVSGLRKTVKHNTLSKGTEIIIVKFQPWGAFSFFNRPMYELNEIGISGYDLLNKTALDEMHSRLLETKDNRSKIDELEKFLWKAVKKQTMDKRIIEAISQMNQTQGKIKINEIASIVNLSIDTFEKKFREITGGTPKRISSIIRMSSAIREIPKYNSFTRLAYDFGYFDQSHFIKEFKSFTGKTPTQFLA encoded by the coding sequence GTGACCACACGCCTCAACCTCCTTCGCTACCGCTACAGGAAAATCCTTTACAAAGAGTCAGAATTAGGTTCATTGGAATCACCCATGGAGCCGACTGTCACTGAATACAAACCCGGGCCACAACTCAGTCGTTATATCGAAAGTTATCTTATCATCCAATGTGATGAGAGTTTTAGTAAGTCGATCATTCCGCATCACTCATTTGTTTTGACGATCAAACTCAAAGGCAATCATGACTATCACATGCAATCTGAGATGCATCAGTTGCCGTCGATTTCTGTATCGGGACTTCGTAAAACGGTAAAACACAATACTCTTTCTAAAGGAACAGAAATCATTATTGTTAAGTTTCAACCCTGGGGTGCATTTTCTTTTTTCAATCGGCCGATGTATGAATTGAACGAGATTGGCATTTCTGGGTATGACTTATTGAACAAAACGGCTCTAGATGAGATGCACTCACGGTTGTTGGAAACAAAGGACAATCGCTCCAAGATTGACGAACTGGAAAAATTTTTATGGAAGGCAGTTAAAAAGCAAACGATGGACAAAAGAATCATCGAAGCGATTTCACAAATGAACCAAACCCAAGGTAAAATCAAAATCAATGAGATTGCCTCTATTGTGAATTTAAGTATCGATACGTTTGAAAAGAAATTTAGAGAAATTACCGGAGGCACACCCAAAAGAATTTCATCCATCATTCGAATGAGTTCTGCGATACGAGAAATTCCAAAGTATAATTCTTTTACTAGGTTGGCTTATGATTTTGGATATTTCGATCAGTCACATTTTATAAAAGAATTCAAATCCTTCACTGGAAAAACTCCCACACAATTTTTGGCATAA